Proteins co-encoded in one Bradyrhizobium sp. 170 genomic window:
- a CDS encoding CaiB/BaiF CoA-transferase family protein — MPGPLSGVRVLDLTGVVSGPFATMFLADQGADVLKIEPIGGDITRRSRATIDKDGEFSALFISSNRGKRSLSIDVKSTGGREVLTKLVAQADVLVQNFRPGTMERLGLGVEELRQRHPRLIYVSISGVGDTGPYVKKRVYDPIIQGLSGFADIQSQPITNRPQMIRTIVCDKTTAVFTAQAVAAALYAREKTGQGDHIQVAMLDAMISYLWPEGMMQYTVVGTEAAAADPNDRPDLVFKTSDGYITAGTISDSEWQGFCRASGDPELAKDPRFATPSARSVNATARINKMAEYISQHSTAEWLERLDAADVPCAPILRRSEIIHNEQVVARDIIAEFDQPKVGRVRQPKPAARFEINEAAIGGPAPRVGEHSRDVLRELGYDDSAIDKMVAERAVRVAV, encoded by the coding sequence ATGCCTGGCCCGCTTAGCGGTGTTCGCGTCCTCGATCTGACCGGCGTGGTGTCGGGCCCGTTCGCGACGATGTTTCTGGCGGACCAGGGCGCCGACGTGCTGAAGATCGAGCCGATCGGCGGGGATATTACCCGCCGCAGCCGTGCCACCATCGACAAGGACGGCGAATTCTCGGCGCTGTTCATCTCCTCGAACCGCGGCAAACGTTCGCTGTCGATCGACGTCAAGAGCACGGGTGGCCGTGAGGTGCTCACCAAGCTGGTCGCGCAGGCTGACGTGCTGGTGCAGAACTTCCGGCCCGGCACCATGGAACGCCTTGGACTCGGTGTTGAAGAATTGCGGCAGCGCCATCCGCGCCTGATCTACGTCTCGATCAGCGGCGTCGGCGATACCGGACCGTATGTAAAGAAACGCGTCTATGACCCGATCATTCAAGGCTTGTCGGGCTTCGCCGATATCCAGTCGCAGCCGATAACGAACCGTCCGCAAATGATCCGCACGATCGTATGCGACAAGACTACTGCAGTGTTCACGGCACAGGCGGTGGCGGCAGCGCTCTATGCCCGCGAGAAGACCGGGCAGGGGGATCATATTCAAGTAGCGATGCTGGATGCGATGATTTCCTACCTTTGGCCCGAAGGCATGATGCAGTATACGGTCGTCGGGACCGAGGCCGCCGCAGCCGATCCCAACGATCGGCCGGATCTCGTGTTCAAGACCAGTGACGGCTACATCACCGCCGGCACCATTTCGGATTCCGAATGGCAGGGGTTCTGCCGGGCATCCGGCGATCCCGAACTTGCCAAAGATCCCCGGTTTGCCACGCCATCAGCGCGTTCGGTCAACGCCACGGCCCGCATCAACAAGATGGCTGAGTATATCAGCCAGCATTCCACAGCCGAATGGCTGGAGCGGCTAGACGCCGCCGATGTACCCTGTGCGCCGATCTTGCGGCGGAGCGAAATCATACACAACGAACAAGTGGTAGCGCGCGATATCATCGCGGAATTCGATCAGCCGAAGGTCGGGCGAGTGCGGCAGCCCAAGCCCGCGGCCCGCTTCGAAATCAACGAGGCTGCAATCGGCGGACCAGCGCCCAGGGTCGGTGAGCACTCGCGCGATGTGTTGCGCGAATTGGGTTATGACGACAGCGCCATCGACAAGATGGTCGCCGAGCGTGCGGTGCGCGTGGCGGTTTAG
- a CDS encoding SDR family oxidoreductase: MQKRNATVAVIGAGDFIGGEIAKKFASEGFTVFAGRRNGAKLEPLVKEIEKAGGEIHARSLDARKEEEITSFLSDADKHAPLEVCIFNIGANVNFPILDTTERVFRKVWEMACYSGFLAGREAARLMLPRGKGNIFFTGATASLRGGTGYAAFASAKFGLRAVAQATARELGPKNIHVAHLIIDSGVDTEWVRQRRIEALGPNALDDPDALMPPSSVAESYWLLYQQPRSAWTFELEIRPFGEKW; this comes from the coding sequence TTGCAAAAGAGAAACGCAACCGTGGCCGTGATCGGTGCCGGGGACTTTATCGGTGGCGAGATCGCAAAGAAGTTCGCCTCCGAAGGCTTCACGGTGTTTGCCGGGCGCCGTAACGGCGCCAAGCTCGAGCCGCTCGTCAAGGAGATCGAGAAGGCGGGAGGCGAAATTCACGCACGCTCTCTCGATGCACGCAAGGAAGAGGAGATCACTTCCTTTCTTAGCGACGCGGACAAACACGCTCCGCTGGAGGTCTGCATCTTCAACATCGGTGCCAACGTGAACTTCCCTATTTTGGATACGACTGAACGCGTGTTCCGCAAGGTTTGGGAGATGGCCTGCTATTCCGGCTTTCTCGCTGGTCGCGAAGCGGCGCGGCTGATGCTTCCCCGCGGCAAAGGCAATATCTTCTTCACCGGCGCGACCGCGAGCCTTCGCGGTGGGACCGGATATGCGGCTTTCGCCAGCGCGAAGTTTGGACTGCGGGCCGTGGCACAGGCGACCGCACGCGAGTTGGGTCCCAAGAACATTCACGTGGCGCATCTCATCATCGATTCCGGCGTCGATACCGAATGGGTGCGCCAGCGGCGGATCGAGGCGCTCGGCCCCAATGCGCTCGACGATCCCGATGCGCTGATGCCGCCGTCGTCGGTCGCGGAATCCTACTGGTTGCTCTATCAGCAGCCGCGCAGCGCATGGACGTTCGAATTGGAAATCCGCCCCTTCGGCGAGAAGTGGTAG
- a CDS encoding acetyl-CoA C-acyltransferase → MTEAVIVSTARTPIGKAYKGALNNTEGATLLGHAISAALSRANVAGAEVEDVVMGCAMQQGTTGTNIARKALLRAGLPVSVAGTTIDRQCASGIQAIALAARSVIFDGVEVAIGGGGESISLVQNNQFNSFHAVDPELLAMKGDAYIAMLDTAEVVAKRYGISRERQDEYSLESQRRTAAAQQAGRFNDELAPIKTTMAITDKATGAVSYQQVTLSVDEGPRPDTTAEGLAGVKPAKGPGFTVTGGNASQLSDGASASVIMSDKLAAQKGLKPLGIFRGFVSAGCEPDEMGVGPVYAVPRLLKRHGLKVDDIDLWELNEAFAVQVIHCRDKLGIDPEKLNVNGGSIAVGHPYGMTGARLTGHALIEGRRRKAKYAVVTMCIGGGMGAAGLIEIVH, encoded by the coding sequence ATGACCGAAGCCGTAATAGTCTCGACAGCTCGCACGCCCATTGGCAAGGCTTACAAGGGCGCCCTCAATAATACGGAAGGCGCGACACTGCTGGGTCATGCCATTTCTGCCGCGTTATCCCGTGCGAATGTCGCCGGAGCCGAGGTTGAGGACGTCGTGATGGGCTGCGCCATGCAGCAAGGCACCACCGGCACCAACATTGCGCGTAAGGCGCTGTTGCGCGCAGGACTCCCGGTCAGCGTGGCCGGAACGACCATCGACCGTCAATGCGCGTCCGGGATCCAGGCGATTGCGTTGGCTGCCCGCTCGGTCATTTTCGATGGCGTCGAGGTTGCCATCGGAGGCGGCGGCGAGTCGATCAGCTTGGTCCAGAACAACCAGTTCAACAGTTTTCATGCCGTCGATCCGGAACTGCTCGCGATGAAGGGAGATGCCTACATTGCAATGCTGGATACCGCCGAAGTCGTGGCGAAACGCTACGGTATCTCGCGCGAACGCCAGGACGAGTACAGCCTGGAAAGTCAGCGTCGGACGGCGGCTGCGCAGCAGGCCGGACGGTTCAACGACGAACTGGCGCCGATCAAGACCACCATGGCAATCACGGACAAGGCGACCGGTGCCGTCTCTTACCAGCAAGTGACGCTCTCAGTGGACGAGGGGCCACGTCCCGACACGACTGCCGAAGGTCTCGCAGGTGTCAAGCCAGCCAAGGGGCCGGGGTTCACTGTTACCGGGGGAAATGCCAGTCAGCTTTCGGACGGTGCGAGTGCTTCAGTGATCATGAGCGACAAGCTCGCGGCGCAAAAGGGGTTGAAGCCGCTGGGCATCTTCCGCGGCTTTGTCTCGGCTGGTTGTGAACCCGACGAGATGGGCGTTGGTCCGGTTTATGCCGTGCCCCGATTGCTCAAGCGACACGGACTCAAGGTCGACGACATCGACCTGTGGGAGTTGAACGAGGCATTTGCGGTGCAGGTCATCCATTGCCGCGACAAGCTCGGGATCGACCCGGAAAAGCTCAACGTCAACGGCGGCTCGATCGCGGTCGGCCATCCCTACGGCATGACCGGAGCGCGGCTGACCGGCCATGCCCTGATCGAGGGCCGCCGGCGCAAGGCCAAGTATGCTGTTGTAACCATGTGTATTGGCGGCGGCATGGGCGCCGCGGGCCTTATCGAAATCGTCCACTGA
- a CDS encoding glutathione S-transferase family protein gives MSPIPDLTLWGVGTSRTIRPHWAMHELALPYKTKPIGPRTGETKTAEYTRLNPRQKVPLLQDGDFCIGESAAIVAYLSRTYSTPDRSLIPETQREFAAWLEWCFFIVAELDSTSLYVMRRHRADALGPIYGIAPEVVAQAGEYFRQQLRHVEVALADGRQFLMGDRFTSADILLTTCLDWAIAYGVGICDNAHPYLERIQKRDAYQRAVAANVPLTSITPAATKI, from the coding sequence ATGAGCCCAATACCGGACCTGACTCTATGGGGAGTTGGGACAAGTCGCACCATTCGTCCGCATTGGGCCATGCACGAGCTGGCATTGCCTTACAAGACGAAGCCGATCGGGCCGCGGACGGGCGAGACCAAGACGGCTGAATACACCAGGCTTAATCCCCGCCAGAAGGTCCCCTTGCTGCAGGACGGTGACTTCTGCATCGGCGAAAGCGCTGCGATTGTAGCCTATCTGTCGCGAACCTATTCGACGCCGGACCGTTCACTGATTCCCGAAACCCAGCGCGAATTCGCTGCATGGCTCGAATGGTGCTTCTTTATCGTGGCCGAACTCGATTCGACCAGCCTTTACGTCATGCGCCGCCATCGCGCCGATGCATTGGGACCTATCTATGGAATTGCGCCAGAAGTCGTGGCACAAGCCGGTGAGTATTTTCGGCAACAGTTGCGACACGTGGAAGTCGCCCTTGCAGACGGTCGCCAGTTCCTGATGGGTGACCGGTTCACCAGCGCTGACATTCTGCTCACAACCTGCCTTGATTGGGCGATCGCTTACGGTGTCGGCATTTGTGACAACGCTCATCCCTATCTTGAGCGTATCCAGAAGCGGGACGCCTATCAGAGAGCGGTCGCAGCGAATGTCCCGTTAACGTCCATCACACCAGCAGCGACGAAAATCTGA
- a CDS encoding acyl-CoA dehydrogenase family protein, whose translation MDIQLTEEQELLRSSIQRFLREQYDFDERRKIVATDEGWSRRHWKSFAELGLCAAPFQESSGGLGGGSLATMIVMQEFGRNLVVEPYFETVVLAGGLIEDVASPEQREALLPKIMEGEAIWTLAWAEGRSRYDFNNVTTTARRQGDKFVLSGTKAAVVGTPWADKLIVSARTSGGPRDRDGVSLFVVDRHSANLHLQGFKTIDGRRAAELTLMNVEVPAGQLLGREGGGVAALEACRDRAIAALCAEAVGAMSVLNSATLEYSKTRKQFGVALGTFQVLQHRMVDMFIALEEAISLTQHLNLSLVAGEPNGSKLASGAKSKVGYAAKFVAEQAVQLHGGMGMSDELNVGHYFKRISSLNVQFGDPTYHLMRYAQQT comes from the coding sequence ATGGATATCCAGTTGACGGAAGAGCAGGAGTTGCTCCGTTCCAGCATTCAACGGTTTCTGCGCGAACAATACGATTTTGACGAACGCCGCAAGATCGTTGCGACGGACGAGGGCTGGAGCCGCAGGCACTGGAAATCCTTTGCCGAACTTGGGCTCTGCGCCGCGCCGTTCCAGGAAAGCTCCGGCGGCTTGGGTGGCGGCTCGCTTGCGACAATGATCGTGATGCAAGAGTTCGGTCGCAATCTTGTCGTTGAGCCGTATTTTGAGACGGTCGTGCTCGCCGGCGGCCTGATCGAAGACGTCGCCTCTCCCGAACAGCGCGAGGCGCTCCTGCCAAAGATCATGGAGGGCGAAGCGATATGGACGCTGGCCTGGGCGGAGGGACGATCACGTTACGATTTTAACAACGTCACCACAACAGCTCGGCGTCAAGGTGATAAGTTTGTCCTGAGCGGAACGAAGGCGGCAGTGGTCGGTACGCCCTGGGCCGATAAGCTGATCGTATCGGCGCGGACGTCCGGCGGCCCTCGCGATCGCGACGGCGTGAGCCTTTTTGTCGTCGATCGCCATTCGGCCAATCTTCACTTGCAAGGCTTCAAGACCATCGATGGACGGCGGGCTGCCGAACTCACGTTGATGAACGTCGAGGTGCCGGCCGGCCAACTGCTTGGGCGCGAAGGCGGAGGCGTCGCGGCCCTTGAGGCCTGCCGCGACCGCGCCATAGCGGCGCTCTGCGCCGAAGCGGTCGGGGCGATGTCTGTGTTGAACTCAGCGACGCTTGAATACAGCAAAACGCGCAAGCAGTTTGGGGTAGCGCTTGGGACCTTTCAAGTATTGCAGCATCGCATGGTCGATATGTTCATCGCCCTTGAGGAGGCAATCTCTCTCACGCAGCATCTGAACCTCAGCCTCGTGGCCGGAGAGCCAAATGGATCGAAGCTGGCGTCCGGCGCGAAGTCCAAGGTTGGGTACGCGGCCAAATTTGTCGCAGAGCAGGCCGTGCAGCTGCATGGCGGAATGGGCATGAGCGATGAATTGAACGTTGGCCATTACTTCAAGCGGATAAGCTCCCTCAACGTCCAGTTCGGTGACCCCACCTATCATCTGATGCGGTACGCGCAACAGACTTGA
- a CDS encoding acyl-CoA dehydrogenase family protein, whose product MELNLSSEDAAFRDEVRAFIVENYPQEMRVPNPETDLTKEQSLLWHQILHKKGWIAPLWPKEYGGPGWSVTQRFIFEQETSRAGTLPPLAFSVTMVGPVIYTFGNDAQKKKYLPRILSGEDWWCQGYSEPGAGSDLASVRTKAVRDGDHYVVNGHKTWTTLAQHADWIFCLVRTDSSAKPQAGISFLLIDMKSPGVTVRPIITIDGSHEVNDVFLEDVRVPAENLIGEENKGWTYAKFLLGNERTSMAGIGRSTRYLARLKQIVKTEIGEDDPAFGEFIKDIARVELDVLALEATELRIVAQMSRGIDPGPAASLFKIRGTEIFQRITDLTHQAIGNYGLAIREHPISANHFMPGPDYGHTTTEKYLNSRKLSIYGGSNEIQRNIIAKAVLGL is encoded by the coding sequence ATGGAACTCAATCTTTCCAGCGAGGACGCTGCGTTTCGCGACGAGGTGCGCGCTTTTATCGTGGAGAATTATCCGCAGGAAATGCGCGTTCCAAACCCCGAAACCGATTTGACCAAGGAGCAGTCGCTCCTCTGGCACCAGATCCTCCACAAGAAGGGCTGGATCGCGCCGCTCTGGCCCAAGGAGTACGGCGGCCCGGGCTGGTCGGTCACGCAGCGCTTCATCTTTGAACAGGAGACGTCACGGGCCGGGACGTTGCCGCCGCTCGCTTTCAGCGTCACCATGGTCGGCCCGGTCATCTACACCTTCGGCAATGATGCGCAGAAAAAAAAGTATTTGCCGCGAATCCTCTCCGGCGAGGACTGGTGGTGCCAGGGTTATTCGGAGCCAGGCGCCGGTTCCGACCTGGCATCGGTCCGCACCAAGGCGGTGCGCGACGGCGATCACTACGTCGTCAACGGCCACAAGACCTGGACGACGCTGGCCCAACATGCCGACTGGATCTTCTGCCTGGTGCGGACCGATTCTTCGGCAAAACCTCAGGCCGGCATCTCATTTCTGTTGATCGACATGAAATCGCCTGGAGTTACCGTGCGGCCGATCATTACCATCGACGGATCGCACGAGGTCAACGACGTCTTCCTCGAGGACGTGCGCGTGCCTGCCGAGAATTTGATCGGCGAGGAAAACAAGGGCTGGACTTACGCAAAGTTCCTGCTCGGCAACGAGCGCACCAGCATGGCCGGGATCGGCCGGTCGACACGTTATCTCGCGCGTCTCAAGCAGATCGTGAAAACCGAAATCGGTGAGGACGATCCGGCGTTCGGCGAGTTTATCAAGGACATCGCGCGCGTCGAGCTCGATGTGCTCGCGCTGGAGGCGACCGAACTGCGCATCGTCGCCCAGATGTCGCGCGGCATCGATCCGGGACCGGCCGCGTCGCTGTTCAAAATCAGGGGTACCGAGATATTCCAGCGTATCACGGACCTGACTCATCAAGCGATCGGCAATTACGGTCTCGCGATCCGCGAGCACCCGATAAGCGCCAATCACTTCATGCCGGGACCGGACTATGGGCACACCACAACCGAAAAATATTTGAACTCCCGGAAGCTTAGCATCTACGGGGGATCGAACGAAATCCAGCGCAACATCATCGCGAAAGCGGTGCTCGGTCTCTGA
- a CDS encoding nitronate monooxygenase family protein, protein MKTAITEMFGIEHPIIQGGMHYVGFAELAAAVSNAGGLGVITGLTQRTPELLAKEIARCRDMTDKPFGVNLTFLPTFTAPPYPEYIAAIREGGVKIVETAGRSPEQYMPALKAGGIKVIHKCTSVRHSLKAEQIGCDAVSVDGFECGGHPGEDDMPNMILLPRAAEELKIPFVASGGMADARSLVAALAMGAAGMNMGTRFIATKEAPVHENVKNALVKASELDTRLVMRALRNTERVLNNKGVEHLLEVEREKGKGLKIDDIHEQVAGVYPKVMIDGDMDAGAWSCGMVVGLINDVPTVKELVDRIMADAERLIRGRLTGFLDADSKEALKVA, encoded by the coding sequence GTGAAGACAGCAATTACTGAGATGTTTGGTATTGAGCATCCGATCATCCAAGGCGGAATGCACTATGTGGGGTTCGCCGAACTCGCGGCCGCGGTGTCGAATGCCGGCGGGCTCGGAGTGATTACGGGCCTGACGCAGCGGACGCCGGAACTATTGGCCAAGGAGATCGCGCGTTGCCGCGATATGACGGACAAGCCGTTCGGCGTGAACCTGACCTTTCTGCCGACCTTCACGGCGCCGCCCTATCCTGAATACATCGCCGCTATCAGGGAGGGTGGCGTCAAGATCGTTGAAACCGCCGGGCGCAGCCCCGAACAGTACATGCCGGCCCTGAAGGCAGGTGGCATCAAAGTGATCCACAAATGCACCTCCGTCCGGCATTCGCTGAAGGCCGAGCAGATTGGCTGCGATGCCGTCAGCGTCGACGGTTTTGAGTGCGGCGGTCATCCCGGCGAGGATGACATGCCCAACATGATTCTGCTGCCACGTGCAGCCGAGGAGCTGAAAATACCGTTCGTTGCCTCCGGCGGCATGGCGGACGCCCGCAGCCTAGTTGCGGCGCTGGCGATGGGGGCTGCCGGCATGAACATGGGCACCCGCTTTATCGCCACCAAGGAAGCGCCGGTGCACGAGAACGTTAAGAATGCGCTGGTCAAGGCCTCGGAACTTGACACGCGTCTGGTCATGCGCGCGCTCCGGAATACCGAGCGGGTATTGAACAACAAGGGCGTCGAGCACTTGCTCGAGGTCGAGCGCGAGAAAGGCAAAGGCCTGAAGATCGACGATATCCACGAGCAAGTGGCGGGCGTCTATCCCAAGGTGATGATCGACGGCGATATGGACGCCGGTGCGTGGAGCTGCGGCATGGTCGTTGGGCTCATTAACGACGTTCCGACGGTGAAGGAACTGGTCGACCGCATCATGGCGGATGCCGAGCGGCTGATCAGGGGCCGGCTTACGGGGTTCCTCGACGCCGATAGCAAGGAAGCCCTGAAGGTCGCGTGA
- a CDS encoding helix-turn-helix domain-containing protein → MRWDELEEEPCSMARTIGVIGDRWTLLILRECFLRTRRFEGFQSALGITRHLLAERLKKLVRQGVLRRIPYQESPKRHEYILTQKGLDLYPIMMAIVHWGDTHMVDERGRPLLHQHRKCGKDFNPVMVCSECGEPLSAKEVHTHPGPGARSTPAKKASEKPKAKASRSAA, encoded by the coding sequence ATGAGATGGGATGAACTCGAGGAAGAGCCCTGCTCGATGGCCCGGACCATCGGCGTGATCGGCGACCGCTGGACCCTTCTGATCCTGCGCGAGTGCTTCCTGCGCACGCGGCGCTTCGAGGGGTTTCAGTCCGCGCTCGGAATCACGCGCCATCTGCTCGCCGAACGGCTGAAGAAGCTGGTTCGCCAGGGCGTACTGCGCCGGATTCCCTATCAGGAATCGCCCAAGCGGCATGAATACATCCTCACGCAGAAGGGACTCGATCTCTACCCGATCATGATGGCGATCGTGCATTGGGGCGACACGCATATGGTCGACGAACGCGGGCGGCCGCTGCTGCATCAGCACCGCAAATGCGGAAAGGACTTCAATCCGGTCATGGTGTGCTCCGAATGCGGCGAGCCACTTTCGGCCAAGGAGGTTCATACCCATCCCGGCCCCGGTGCCCGAAGCACCCCGGCAAAAAAGGCATCAGAGAAACCGAAGGCGAAGGCGTCCCGCAGCGCCGCTTGA
- a CDS encoding class I adenylate-forming enzyme family protein encodes MAGLSVVIDIDKTAAALPRRIHEVAADHVDNTPDQISLIEDGATWTYRDLHGRVAEIASVLSSLGVRAGDRMMIVSENCIALAGLLLAASRLDAWAVVANPQLSSRELDQIRDHSGARRMFFTSSVSKETAIHASRLGAENRQLGPLHNIAVGPLNQSATVEPVEADPAKQVAVLIYSSGTTGVPKGVMLSHENLLISACTTALSRKIVRDDKVYLVSPMSHIDGISLLIMTLMVGGKARMVSEYDPAAAVKAITEEGVTILSGVPGTYQSLLEYKSVSGLKRFVWSSLRLIAVAGAPLDPSLKIRVEKEFGLPLLNAHGIAECSPGISGVRFDVPRSDHTVGTLLPGVEGRLRTIDGIPLSKKEVGELHLRGRNVMRGYYRAPELTAKVIDSEGWFNTGDLARFDGDCLYIVGRTKEMINAFAAKIEAILNAHKDVQSAIIGPALNGDGELIAFVQPFPGSRVRPTDLMDSIKPWLASYIQPPKIVVVDVLPGSSTGKIREHELAACLHRDRAAALQAVKFQHRTSLS; translated from the coding sequence GTGGCGGGTCTTTCGGTGGTGATCGATATCGATAAGACTGCTGCAGCGTTGCCGCGCCGCATCCATGAAGTCGCGGCGGACCATGTCGACAATACCCCGGACCAAATCTCTCTGATCGAAGACGGCGCTACGTGGACCTATCGTGACCTGCACGGACGGGTCGCCGAGATCGCCTCCGTTCTCTCCTCACTTGGCGTGCGGGCAGGCGATCGTATGATGATCGTCAGCGAGAACTGCATTGCGCTGGCGGGGTTGCTGCTTGCGGCGAGCCGGCTCGACGCCTGGGCGGTCGTCGCCAATCCGCAATTGTCGTCGCGCGAGCTGGACCAGATTCGCGATCACAGCGGCGCTCGCCGGATGTTCTTTACTTCAAGTGTCTCGAAGGAAACGGCGATCCATGCGTCGCGCCTCGGAGCTGAGAACCGGCAACTAGGCCCGCTGCACAACATCGCCGTCGGGCCGCTCAACCAAAGCGCAACCGTCGAGCCGGTGGAAGCCGATCCTGCAAAGCAAGTGGCGGTGCTGATCTACTCCTCGGGAACGACGGGGGTACCGAAGGGCGTTATGCTCTCCCATGAAAACCTGCTGATCAGCGCCTGCACGACGGCGCTTTCCCGCAAGATAGTTCGAGACGATAAGGTCTATCTGGTGTCGCCGATGTCGCATATCGACGGCATTTCGCTCCTGATCATGACGCTGATGGTCGGCGGCAAAGCGCGGATGGTCAGCGAGTACGATCCGGCGGCTGCCGTCAAGGCGATCACGGAGGAGGGGGTAACCATCCTCAGTGGCGTACCGGGCACCTATCAAAGCCTGCTGGAGTACAAGAGTGTATCGGGTCTGAAGCGATTCGTTTGGAGCTCGTTGCGCTTGATTGCCGTTGCCGGCGCGCCGCTCGACCCGAGTCTGAAGATTCGCGTTGAGAAGGAGTTTGGCTTGCCGCTGCTCAACGCGCACGGAATCGCCGAATGCTCGCCGGGAATATCGGGCGTACGCTTCGATGTGCCACGTTCCGATCACACTGTCGGCACGTTGCTGCCGGGAGTAGAGGGGCGCCTCAGGACAATCGACGGCATACCATTATCAAAGAAAGAGGTCGGAGAACTCCACTTGCGCGGGCGCAACGTGATGCGCGGCTATTACCGCGCTCCGGAGCTGACAGCCAAAGTGATCGATAGCGAAGGCTGGTTCAATACCGGCGATCTTGCCCGGTTTGACGGCGATTGCCTGTACATTGTCGGTCGTACCAAGGAAATGATTAATGCCTTCGCAGCCAAGATCGAGGCAATTCTCAATGCACATAAGGATGTGCAATCCGCCATTATCGGACCGGCCCTTAACGGTGATGGAGAGCTTATCGCATTCGTGCAGCCGTTCCCTGGGTCGCGCGTCAGGCCGACCGATCTGATGGATTCCATCAAACCTTGGCTCGCCTCCTATATTCAGCCGCCTAAAATCGTCGTCGTCGATGTCTTGCCAGGAAGCTCAACCGGCAAGATACGCGAGCATGAGCTCGCGGCCTGTTTGCATCGCGACCGAGCTGCTGCCTTGCAGGCGGTGAAATTCCAACATCGAACCAGCTTATCTTGA
- a CDS encoding SDR family NAD(P)-dependent oxidoreductase: MTEERGVAILVGAGDAIGAAVARRFAKGGYTVCICRREAVKSQGLVDELTAAGHRVHAFSVDARQEAEVQKLFAEVESNIGPIEVCLFNAGSNVNKPLVETTEKLFFKAWELACYAGFLVGREAARVMVPRGRGTIFFTGATASIRGSQGFAAFSSAKFALRAVAQAMARELGPKNIHVVHLIIDAGVDSEAIHQRMKAARGIEASDIPPDSLTKTSSIAEAYWFAHQQSRDGWTHELDLRPSVERW, from the coding sequence ATGACGGAAGAGCGCGGCGTAGCCATACTTGTGGGCGCAGGCGACGCGATCGGCGCAGCCGTCGCGCGCCGTTTTGCCAAAGGCGGCTATACGGTCTGCATTTGTCGGCGTGAAGCAGTCAAATCCCAGGGTCTTGTGGATGAACTTACCGCCGCGGGTCATCGGGTTCACGCCTTCAGCGTCGATGCCCGTCAGGAAGCCGAGGTCCAGAAGCTGTTTGCGGAGGTCGAAAGCAATATCGGGCCCATCGAGGTCTGCCTTTTCAACGCCGGATCGAATGTCAACAAGCCCCTGGTCGAGACCACGGAGAAGCTGTTCTTCAAGGCCTGGGAGCTGGCCTGCTATGCAGGCTTCCTGGTCGGGCGCGAGGCGGCTCGCGTCATGGTGCCACGCGGGCGCGGCACCATCTTCTTTACCGGTGCGACCGCCAGTATCCGTGGCAGCCAGGGGTTTGCGGCCTTTTCATCGGCAAAGTTCGCGCTTCGCGCGGTCGCCCAGGCCATGGCGCGCGAACTGGGGCCGAAGAATATTCACGTCGTCCATCTCATTATCGACGCCGGCGTGGATAGCGAGGCCATTCATCAGCGCATGAAAGCAGCAAGAGGGATCGAGGCCAGCGACATCCCGCCGGATAGCCTGACAAAAACATCCTCCATCGCCGAGGCCTATTGGTTCGCCCATCAGCAAAGCCGGGACGGCTGGACACACGAACTGGACCTGCGTCCGTCGGTAGAGAGGTGGTGA
- a CDS encoding 2-hydroxychromene-2-carboxylate isomerase, protein MPLKVEFQFDFGSPNAYLAELAIPAIERRTGLKFEYVPVLLGGIYKATGNMSPFDSLRGIKNKPEYQALETQRFIRRHNATKFRSNPFFPVNTLMLMRGAVAAQFEGVFEPYFRAAYHHMWEEPKKMDDLEIFRNAFISSGIDIDRLIARAQQDDVKKRLIDLTTDAVSRGAFGSPTFFVGKEMFFGKDQLRDVEESIVEQTKQPVPKTA, encoded by the coding sequence ATGCCCCTTAAGGTAGAATTTCAGTTCGATTTCGGCAGCCCTAACGCTTATCTGGCGGAACTAGCCATTCCGGCCATCGAGCGACGTACGGGCCTGAAATTCGAGTATGTCCCGGTCCTGCTGGGCGGCATCTACAAGGCGACGGGCAACATGTCGCCGTTCGATTCACTTCGCGGCATTAAGAACAAGCCGGAATACCAGGCGCTGGAGACCCAGCGCTTCATTCGCCGCCATAATGCTACGAAATTCCGCTCAAACCCCTTCTTTCCGGTCAATACGCTGATGCTGATGCGCGGCGCCGTCGCGGCCCAATTCGAAGGCGTGTTCGAGCCCTATTTTCGCGCCGCCTACCATCATATGTGGGAAGAGCCGAAGAAGATGGACGACCTCGAAATCTTCCGGAACGCATTCATCTCCTCAGGGATCGATATCGACAGGTTGATCGCGCGCGCGCAGCAGGATGACGTCAAGAAGAGGCTGATCGACCTGACCACCGACGCCGTCAGCCGGGGAGCATTCGGCTCACCGACCTTCTTCGTCGGAAAGGAAATGTTCTTCGGCAAGGACCAACTCCGCGACGTCGAGGAATCGATTGTCGAACAGACCAAACAACCTGTTCCCAAGACTGCCTAA